From Quercus lobata isolate SW786 chromosome 11, ValleyOak3.0 Primary Assembly, whole genome shotgun sequence:
GCAACAATCAAAATGGCTGAAACTCGAACAAACTcataaattttagatatttcatttaaataaatatataaaacctTAGGTCAATTAATTTGCAAAGATAGAAGTTAGATGCCCCCtaattcttttttacttttgaagAAGCTGTGCCAAGTAGAATTCTAAAGCAGTCCACCTTAAATAATAGAAACAAATGACATCTCATCTCCTTTATCCCACTACTCTCATCAAACTTCTCTGTTCCACACTTCCTCCATTCCATGTGAATTAAAGATGAGAAATTATAAGCTTTGGTTATTTTCCATTTCTCTCAAACTTTCCACAAATATTGTATAAGTTTTGTTGATAAACAAGATTGGATTGAAGTTTCATAATTTAGGAACTCTTGCTGCTACAAAGTTTAGAGTTTTAAGAAGTCCCGTCACTACTTATGGTCCATTAAAAGGAACTCCCCTGTGCCATTACTGATCTGGGAATGTATAAGTACATATGCATCATGTGCTGATGTTTGACTTTTGATGACAGAGTTACAAGCAATTGAGCAATGGTTCAAGTTCCTCTTATAATAATTTCAGTCTGTGcaaccatatttttttaaactattgaaataAATTCCTTGccttttcaatttgttttttgctCATCTTTAacaaccttttctttcttcacattcttttggtttgtttacttgcttgtattgaagaaaaaaggaaagggggtgggggggatTTAAATAGGTATACATGTACCTAGATCTTCCAAAATCAACAAGAAATCCAAACatcaaactaaaaatttgaCCTGCGCTCATGTCTGGTAGTAACTTGTACCCAAAACTGAATTCAGCTCTCTGAAAGGGATTGGATATCAAGATTATCTTGGGCATGGAGGAGGGGTTTAGAGAGGGAGAAAGGTAGGAGGCCATAGTCGATTTGAGATCTGAGtctaagtttcaaaaaaaaatgtacagtAATGAAGAACTAAAAGAACTCTGATCCTTGTACAAGATTACCGTGGCAAACGAAGTCAATTAGTAGTCTAGTACCCTGTTTTATTGGTAGTAAGAAGTGgcacaaaacaaccaaaacaagcaatctctctctctctctctctctctctctctctcaaagcaACAACTAAACTGTTCAAAGTCACATTACATATGGACCACTGTGCACTCATAAGCAATAGTACGATTGTAAGAATTTAATAAGAAAAGACATATCACCTATTCTTTCCCTTCTTGTATACCGAAAAGGGGAATAAGAAGAAATTTATATACGAGATTGTTCAATAGGCCATGATTAATTAATGCTATAATGCAACTAATGGTaactgaaagaagaaaaggcacATGACACAGCTAAGAGATTGGTGCAGCTGAAAAATTAAATCGAAGGAAACCACAAAGGACCAACTAAATTCAATGGAAATGTCCAATATTAAATCTCTAATAATCTTAATAAGCTCCCTTGCTCTACAAGAGCATTCTAACGAGCATAATCTGATGAATCTGCCAAAATAGCCACCTCCCAGTTCTTTAGTTGTCACCAAGTCTAAAGGCAACATCCATGTGCCATCTAATGAGTCCACAGATCTCTAACAAAcacttcttcctccatcatTGCATAAGGACTTACGAATATAAAAAAGAGCAGTTACCATCCAAAACTCAGAGTTTCAGAGATGTAATAATTAACGCCCACTTATTAACAAACCTAATCTCATACGTTTAATTTATACAATCAACCAAAAGgtcataaatattttctttcatcatAATCATTCAGTTTGCCATTTCAGCCGTTTGCCCTGAAATTCTGACATGATCACTGCCGcaactttctaaaattttccattGTACCAACCAAACTCAACTAGTACTTCCAAAACTCAAATCCATTAACCAAACTACAAGCCCATATTTCTCGCTTGTCTATAGATTCTTTCATCGACACTAGCAGAAGAGGTCCAGACATTAGATTCGCATTTGTAAAATTACTGTTATCATAAACTCATCCTACTACTTGAAACACAGAAAAAAAAGCCCAAGCAGCTTATAAAACAATTGCTGTTACACATGTTGAAAAATTGTTTAAGAATctccataaatgaaaacaattGCATTAACAACTATTCAACCGAAACAAATACGATTAGCTTATAAGAAGTAAAACAAATGAATCAACAATTAGTAGTACCTGCGAGCTCTGTACTTCAGCCTTAAACTTCGAAAGATTTGAATCTTGCACCATCTCAGACTGCACACAAAATCACACAGAAATCATCGCCATGCCatacacaaaaccaaaaaatccaATCCTATCCAATctaatattttcctttcttaaacaaacaaaacatcaaACACTTGGCGCGCAAAACAAAAAACGCGAATGAATTACACATGTATTATTAGCAATTACCCTCTGCATTTCGGCTTTCGAGACAAAGGAATGAGCGACATTCTCCAAACTGTCGTTCAACACTTCCGTCAGTGCAGCCGTGATCGCCTCCGCTTGTTTCGACGGCACGCCCTGTGCTTCTAAGCCCCTCACCTAAATGGCAAAACCGTAAATAAGTCACTCAAAATCGAAAATCGAAAATCGAAAATTCtcacaaataaaattgaagGAGAAATAAAATACCAGAGCCAAAGTATCGACGAGAAATGCGCGCCTGAGATTAGGTTTGACGGCCTCAGAGAGCTGCCTGAAATGGAAACCATTAGGAGGTAaagaagacgaagacgaagacggAGTGGAAGATGAAGACGACGACGTATTGAGGTATCGGAAGCTGGAGTTGGAGTTGGCCACTAATCGAAGCACGCGCTTAGAGAGAGCCATGAATGTTTGATTTTCTTCGAGTTCGAGAAAGCTTGTGGAGAAAGAAGGAAAGGCTGTGTACGAGTATGTATAGAGAGTCAAATTGGGACAGAATTGgaattaaagtttttaaaaattggaattattagaagaaaaaaaaattggcggGCAGATtggaatttgagagagagagagagagagaggtggcgATCAAATTAGTGGGTGTGGGTTGAAATGGGCACGGcatgttttttaataatttagggACTGTTTAGTACATGTgtataaataatagtttttaatttttttagaaatacgtaTAGGTGAAAgtttgtgaaaatatatataatattgttaaaaaattaaaaacatacgTTTGAACTCACCTACCAAAACGAGGCCTTATAACAATTGGatttaaaagtttttcttttttaataatataattggaTATAAAAATTGAAGTAGTGGGTGAAGAagcaaaaatgtattttaataCTACTATTATAGTTATGGTTGCTTGCCAAAATAGCCAAAGTTTCCTCTCTTTTTGGATTCTACATTTCTAGTATTGTATTTTACTGAAAGTGTGTTAAAGTATATTTATATGAgttgtattttgaaaaaagtgagaaaaaatagcaaaagaaaaaggtaggattttttttttttttaagttgtataTAAAAGCTGAACTTATAAGTTGACATTTCcacttaggctgtgtttgttttgggtgaaaatcactttCGGAAATGTTTTTCCGTATTTACAGGTGTTTAGTTGCGCATGGAAAATGCATTTTAGTTGTCCTGTGATGGGGTGTAAATTgatttctgtttttattttaccttcaaatactattttccggaaaatagagagagagctgagtgagagggagagaggaagaagagcccgcacgtagagagagagagagagagagagagagagagagagagagagagagaggaagaaccTAGAAAACCCAGAAGAGCTCGACTTCGACGAACCCAAAAACTGACTCCAACGAATCCAGAAAACCCAAGACCGAGCTTGTTCTTCGCACTGATCGCATCACCGACGAGATCGTCGCACCCTAGCACCGATCCACCCAAAACCAATTATTCTCGTTGCACCCCAAAACCGATCGTCCTCGACCCAGATTCGTCGTCCTCGATCGCAATCTTGCCTTCACACCGATCACGGTGCATCGTCGAACCCAGTCGCCTCTTGTCAAACCTAGTCCCGACCggattatgaatttttttttctgggttttatttgtgtttctggattgaggaatgaaattatatatttatttggcagctgagaaaatgtgagcaataagtagaaaatttgttttctatGGTATTTTCAACAACACAACctaacaccagaaaatatttttcacaacattttctaaaatgcaactaaacacttaaaaatatctTCCTTTCCTGAAAATAGCATTTCtggaaaataagtatttttcggaaaatattttacatgaagcaaacacacccttaatttttttattttttattatttaaataacaaaatgatTTGGATATTTGAGGgacaagcaaaaagaaaaagagaaagaaaaacaaaaacagaaaaacaaaatgatttAGGTTCAATTCAAGTGAGATCAGGCTAGAGTGTATTGGTTACTAAAGGCATGCATTCAATTCTCATCAATTTGACGAACCTGATCCAACTCAACACGTTggctttgatttttctttcttttttgataattgcattgggttgatttttcaatttttgtgggCTGATAAAATGAGTTGGATCtcaaaattgttttttgaaaCTCGGGGTGTAGGTTGAAATTTCAACTCTAAGTTAACtccaacaaaattttcaaaatttgagcaCTTTCTAGAGATGTTCCAGCTGCAAGGACCCTTTCACCAATCAATAAGGGCACaactttttttcaaaactattaAAATTACTTATTGTGATTGGTGTATAACAAAAGTAGTATCAATGGTAAGCTTAGTTGAAAGTAATATTATTTCAATCACAAGTCATGTCAAGAGTTAATTTATCTCCCTGGCATTACATTATACAAATAAGTAATAACACAGCTCTGACTCTGATCAAGAGGCCTCTAGCAATTTACCCAACCATACCAAGcaacaataaattattacaaagtcgatcttttttcacttttcatatCATTCTGGAAACTCACACTCATTCAGATATGCTAGTCTCCCTAATTTGAAGACTAAAATGAAGTGGTGTACCTGTCTTTGGACGGGCCATTTAGTCGCCATCTAGCCAAACTTCAATCACAAGTgccaagaaagaaaacacaatttaTAGTGAATTAAACCacaatattatttgttataattcAGTGAAAGAACATCATTCCTCAAAAATAGtgttattaattaattgaaacAAGGAGACGGGATTAACAAAATCGGACAATCCCAATTCCAGCAATAGAAATCCTTTCAGATATACATTGCAACTGTGATCAGCAGTATTACTTGGGTCGTCTTCGGTAAGGGTATAAAATGTCATCCAAACTCTCTTTTATATAGATGCTCACTCTATTCACGTTCCTAGCCACACCAGATGCTACTAGGCTTGCATTCCTTTTAAACCTGCAAATTTGTGAACTTCAGGTTTTGTGATATGTGAATACACTTAATCAACTTAccaaagtaaaaaagtaaaagaaccaaacaaaaagcCCGAGGGGTTTATATTAACGGGCTTAGAATCTTTGCCCTATTTCAGACTAAGTCCCaggttttaaattttgtcaattaaagtctcaaacttATCAAACCATTTCAACTTGATACGCATGTTCATCTCAGTTATCTAGTTCAATTATTCTAGACAGtaacaaaacagagaaaaaggaaaaactattgGTAAAGCTTTGTATTTCATTTATGCAGAGTTTAATGGACGGTTTACCATTTTTCTCTGCTTTATTATCGCTCAAAATAATGGAAATGAATAACCGAGATGgacaaaaacttcaaaattgaaactcaaaaataatggAAATGAATAATGGAGATGGACAAAGGctttaaattgaaataattttttaaagttggGACTTTAATTGACATAATGAAAAATTTAGGACCTAATCAGAAACAGGGTATCAACTGTAGGCCTTTTTATGTGATTTCCGtcggggagagagagagtaaacaTCAACAAAAGATCTATATCAGAAAGCATATGATAATTTATCTATGATTCctatatttttatcaaatttatgtCTTGCCTGTTCAGGTACTCCTCTCCTGTGGAATGAGCAGGTCTGTAGGTTCGAGGTTGAGGTTGGGGAAGAACACGACCATCATCTGgaaatgaagaaacaaaaatggAGTTTAAAGTCCCGAGTTCCAGGGGAAACTGATTAAACActgtatctcttttttttttttttttttttgataggtaaacaCTATATTTCATGTTATCTGGAGTTTCAAATCACTTTGCAATATTTATAATTTCGCGAATATAGAATGAATCAAATGTAAGTAGAAATCATGAATGAAAAGACCAAACATAGAAGCAGTAAAGCAGGTACCTCCTTAACAGTCGTGCAGTGCATTTACTCATCCCagcatgtttttattttcatatggAACACATTGATGATCCATTGGTAGATCTAGAGGTATTTGGAATCCACatgaatataaaattattcggtaatttgtttttgtaaaatttaaaatgagatAACATCTAGACACTTTTGATGCCATATTATCTTAATAAAGTATTTCGCCTTTAGatgcaaataataataataataatataaaattttaatagttttacAAACACATCTACACctcaatattatatatttatcttCAGCTCTTCAATTTCCTTGAGTGAGGCACCTAAACTATATATTCCTGCAATTCTGCAGGTACTCATTTGTATGTAATTGTAATATTCAAAGGCCTTCTACTCTTAAAAAACAAGAGTCAGAAATTCAATGAGCAGTCATGAAAACTACATTATTTCAGGAAAATCATATTGTAGATACGACTGACAATTCTTCCAAAACTTCAAGAGATTTTGATCTAAACTTTTAGtgattgaataaaatataataacatcACAagtaaatttaacaaaaattaaccaTGCAATGGACTGCGCAATATGGGTTCCATTCCAGCAATTTGGAATTCAAAAAAGTTAAATGAGCATGGATAACCCAAAAGTTAAATGAAGGATTTCTCCATATGCAACACCAAAATCTATGAACTCTGATGAAACTCCACAAGAGATGAATTCTCAACAACAGAACAACTTCATACAATCCATCGGAAATGGTCTAAGAGAGTGACAAGTCTAGTACACAACCCTTCTTCCTTTTAGTAtgtttttattacttatcaaaaagaaaaaagagtctAGTACACAACCAGAGATTGCATAAAATTTTGCAACAAGCAAGAACACCAtcaacttttacctttattaaCATGAGCAGGAGCCTGAGCATGGTCTGCTGGTCTTCTGTCCAACAATACCTGAAACAAGGGGTAATTATGTCAGATTATAATTTGATGAAGCAATAAAAACCATATAAATATCATCACAAGTGCattttgaacttaaaaaaactttaaaaatttgaaataaagtaCACTTCAACGAGAGTTATCTCtgaagttaaaattaaaaaccttatGCAACAACCCACAAGGGTTCATTATCACACTTGGACAAAGTAATTCTAATCGCTTCACAACGTTCAGTAACAATAACATACCCTCATTTTACATGAATTTTGGCTGAAATGAAGAAAGCTATATATTGATCTAAAGAATTTGCTACAAGGTTATAatcctaatatatatacacCATTGTCTTcaaacttaaaagtaaaatgtgAAATGGAATTATTCATTGGGAAAACAAAGGGCAAAAGGTAAAGATATAACACCTCAAGACCAACACAAAATGGCAATTCTGCTTGTTTGTTCTGCTGATCGCTTGAAGAGTCCTTCTTGTTCAGGAACACCGAGTAACCAACACAAGCATACTTGAAATCTGTTAGACTGCGGCCCTCTTTGGAAGCTTCCAACTCAGTTTCCCCCACAATGTAGCTGGGCACTGATCATGCACCTTAAATATCAGTACATTCTTGTAAAAGTTCCTACCAATAAAGTCCACCGTTTGGAACCgaaattatcaataaaactaGTAAAGTCAAATAACTAATACCGTGGAACTTATATATAAATCCACAAAGTTACAGTGAATTTGTGAACAATGTAAACATTCTTTGGTGAAAAGTCCTAGCCTCGAAAACATGTTATATCAAACAAAAGATTTTCATGAGCACCTCAGAAGAAATTCATAATTCTTCAATTTGCCTATTGATGACGCATATAATATCATATCATTCAGGTCTTTTAGCCGTTCAGTAAGAATTGAAGTTTTCCATTATATGGGTGGTAAATTTGAAGAAGCTTACAAATTTCACAACCAAATCATCAATTTGCTatgtaaaaaagtaaaatacttCCACAATGGTTCAGAAGGtcaaaacttaaagaaaaacaatcaaagaagcgccccccacccccaaaataaagaaaagccCTGGCACAAAAGCATTTGATTTTAGCATAGAacactaatttttttcccaGTACTCTATTCCCTCAACATTTCCAGCCATTCTACGTAAATTACAACATTGGAACCAAACTAGTGTCATTAATGCTCAAGTAACAGTATGTattttacattatttaaaaacaaaaacacaaaactttaCATCAGCCCACCACATATAATGCATCCAAAACCAGAAATCATCTTAAGCTACCACTTAAGGATATCAAAATCATCACAACCAAACCCTATTTCACTGCTTGGATTCCGGGAAAAATACCcaagaaacaaaaagtcaacaacaacaacaatcgaATCAAAATAACAACATACACTCTTCTAatcaaaaaatgcaaaaaacccataaaaaatcAGACTTGAGTAAGCAAACACAGCACAAAACAGAAAACCcagaattttctttcaaatttccttgattttctcggcaaccaaacagacccacaAGCATCATCATAAGAatcaatgaataaaaaaaagggattatAGAGAGATTGACCTTGGTGGAGGGTTCTGGGGATGCCAACGCAAGTGGGGTTCTTGGATTTGGATCTTTGCAGAGACGAGTAGTAGAGACATCCCTTGCATGACTTTCCTTTGGATCCTTTCTTGCtgatgttgttgttgtgattAGGGTTAGGGTTCTGATTATGGAATCCTCCTCCTTCTCTGTCTTCTTTGTCCTCCGCCATTATTAACTACTACTCTACAAAATCTGTCTTCTTCGTCCCTAACGTATTAGTAATAGTATAGTATGTGCTGGTGTTTTGCTCCCATTTTGCTATGCTATTGCTATTAGTTAAAAAAGTTTAAACGCAAATAGAAAACTCCAAATTTATACGTGCACAGTGCACTTTTATAGGAATATATTGTTTGTccaatgttaaaaaataattttttcttttttcttttttctaacttttaatcaaaaatataaaagttttttttttccttcttttttggcTAAGTTGAGTAGTTGACATCATACATTcatattgataaataaaaattttaggtaGAATTGTCacatttaaacttttttttttttcttttttttttaatgaaaaaaagggCCTTATGGATTATCATTGACCTACCCCACTTGAACTCACATAACTCATGGTGTGGGGGCATCCCTGAGTGCGTTAGGATGATTCACGTCATGGCACAGTATTTTTGTGAAGCGTGCAACTCGAATCAAGCAATTCTTGGACCCACAAATGTGACGTAGTTTGGAACTCCTACCAATGCACCACGCCGGCGTCACATTTCAACTCTTGTGAGGGAgacatgactttttttttgggtaaacatTCTTGACATTGATACAATAATATTAATCTCAatgtaaaataagaaataattattattattatttttggctaagatcaagtgaaattattattattattgctaatCGAAATTGACAACTCATATCCTCACAAGGACAAAAATCATAGTGGAACTCATCCAGTCTCCCACTTTAACCAGCATCTCTAGGTtcattcattatcatttttttttcattcattatcaTTCTTTTAAGCATTTAAGCTctctctaataaaaataaaaataaaataactctcTCAAAATCAAGTCCAAAATTCTTTGAAAGCTTTGAGAAATGTTCCTCAAATTTGAAGAACACTCAAGCCAAAAAGCTCTggtttttgaagaagaagatgtatcAAGTGATGATTCTGAATTTCTTTTCAGGAAAATACACCTGCATCCAAACCTAGGGATTCTCCTTTCTCTATTACCAATCATGATGACTAACATAACATCTCTTTGAAGAATAAATCTCAATCATGACTTAAAGACTCTAGAAGAACTTACGAAATCCATTAAGGAAAGGGAGGATATATAGAGATGTCCAAATAGCTTTCATGATTAAAAAGTTTTGAGGATATATCTAGATCAAGCCACATAGATGGAATGAACTTATCATAAGTGAGCTTAACCATAAGAGAATTTAGTAGTACTAAGATAATAGTCTAAAGCATGTTCGGAACAAAGAAAGATAGGGGAGGAGAGAAAGTGGCAAGGGTGACCAAAATATACTTCAATAACATTTTCCCCCACACTTTTTTACTATACTCATTGCCCAAGCATGAAAATGCAAGTGCTGATGCTTCATAATACACGTTATAAACAGTGCACAGCATTGGACACGCAAATAAATTAGTTATTTACTTgacctaaagaaaaaaaaaaaaaaggtgctctTGCATTATAATTTCACGACGAGGcttgaaataaaaaagtttaatcCAGCTCTATATAACTGCAATTCTGATTCACTTGTAACGCTAATCTCAGTGTTAGCAGGTGCAAAAAGAACATCTCCTTCAAATGATCCTACACGCACAATTCCCTCCCCAGCCATAATGAGAAAAATGGAAGGGCCTGAAACTGCTGGAAAAACTATTGATGCTTCATGGGGGAAGAATACAGCAATCGACCTCAAATTAATCAAAAGCTAGCAGGTACCTTGTTACATATGAATTCAAAGGAGTTCCTTGCAGGATTTCAGGAAAGCTCTGCAGCAGAGACACATCAatatttattcatatatttgtTTGGGTCCGATGTAGTCACTCACATTACCAAGAGAATCgataaaatacacaaaatcattcagtaagaaaatattaaagcaacctcttgtttttcttgcacCTAGAACAGTGAAGCTGCGAGTTAGAGGCACAAGCATTAATGCAACATCatatatttgtaatttgggtCCGATGTGGTCACTCACATCACCAAgagaattgataaaaataacacaaaatcaTTTAGTAAGAAAATATTAAAGTAACCTCATGTTTTTCTTGCACCCATAACAGTGAAGCTGCACGTTTGAGGCACAATCATTAACACAACATCTATTCACTCTTTGAAATGGGGACCAATATTTTGTTTGATGACTGAGAATTCTATTACTAAAGAGCTACCTCATGAAATGAACACGGGGTAGCCTAAAAAATACATCAAGTATTACATGCAAACAAAAGTGAATCAATGAAATCTGTAACGGTACTACTAGTACTAAGACCTATTAAACCATTCATTAAATTGTCTAATCAGGGAAACCTTCAACTGAACCTCTGATACTTCCACATGTCCAAAAGTGCCAACAGTTTCACTCCCTCCACAAAGTCCACTTCAGATACAAGAACACCAATTCCACACTCCAAAGGACAGTTTACCAATCcagtatatatatgtgtgtgtgtgtgaaactgCATGTGAGAATGTTTATTCACCGGCAGGTCTGTCAAACCATTAATTGCCATTAATTAGTTTCATACTACACAACAACCAAACTTTTGGTTTGAATAAACCCATAAAAGATCCTACTTGGGAGGTTAACAGTACATATCTCAAATTACTAGTGGATATGGCTTGATTAACTCCCCAAAGTGGACTGCAAGGTTACCAAAGGAAAGGAGAGATGTATTCCCTATGAAGCAAACAGAACATCCAGTCATTACCTGTTTGAATGTGAGCATGGAACGAAGAGTTTGGACACTGTGCTTGGGAGTAAGGCCAGCCTGTACAACATTTTTTACTTCAATAGTTACAAGGCCAGCCTGGACAACATCATCTGAAGTTGCCAAGCATTCGATGCACTCACcggacatatatatatatatatatatatatatatatattcataggGTTCACCTGCCCCAAGTTACAATGCTTTACCAGGATTAAGCTTCATATaattaccaacaaaaaaaaaatgctgataTGACACTGACATCAGCTGGATATTGCTTCTTCTCCAACTGCAACACCAGTAGCTCCTTGGGGAAATTAGGTCAtatcaatcataaaaaaaaatgagagagaaagaaaatcaggaacatttattaaaaaaaaaaaactccttctGCCTGTCATGCTCATTAGTCACAATACCAGGTTGATCAGAGAGACAGAGATCAAACGTCATCACATCCAGAATGTTGAAAATTGAGGTTTATTTACATAAAGCAGTGTAATTTTTATGGATTGGAGAGCTATTAACAACAAATTGATTTAATAATTGGAAGTTTAGCACACATGTGGGATACATAGGGTGTAGTTGATCCAACTTTGGGTTCATAAAATTGTATATACTATAGAAAGTAATTGAGTGGTGCAAAATTGCTCAATTTACATCGGCATGACTTgatcgtctctctctctctcttgatcaatataagtgtgtgtgtgcgtgcgtGCATGTGTGAGCTCTATAATTTGACAGTTACCAAATCTGCATTGTGATAATATGAAGACATaagtttttattaaatagtgaTCATATGTGGTAGGAAGGAGCATCTTCTCAAAGGCTACCTATTACAATCAAACCATTCTATAGA
This genomic window contains:
- the LOC115967501 gene encoding protein FMP32, mitochondrial-like, whose translation is MALSKRVLRLVANSNSSFRYLNTSSSSSSTPSSSSSSLPPNGFHFRQLSEAVKPNLRRAFLVDTLALVRGLEAQGVPSKQAEAITAALTEVLNDSLENVAHSFVSKAEMQRSEMVQDSNLSKFKAEVQSSQEHHFSMLQRETEKLRSDIEKMRSELRYEIDKVTAGQRLDLNLERGRIRDELANQNAETSSLTNKLDKEIHSLKAQLEAAKYDVIKYCIGTLVSISAVGLAVLRILL
- the LOC115969306 gene encoding uncharacterized protein LOC115969306 encodes the protein MAEDKEDREGGGFHNQNPNPNHNNNISKKGSKGKSCKGCLYYSSLQRSKSKNPTCVGIPRTLHQVPSYIVGETELEASKEGRSLTDFKYACVGYSVFLNKKDSSSDQQNKQAELPFCVGLEVLLDRRPADHAQAPAHVNKDDGRVLPQPQPRTYRPAHSTGEEYLNRFKRNASLVASGVARNVNRVSIYIKESLDDILYPYRRRPK